In the genome of Cronobacter malonaticus LMG 23826, one region contains:
- a CDS encoding glutamate synthase small subunit: protein MSQNVYQFIDLQRVDPPKKPLKIRKIEFVEIYEPFSEGQAKAQADRCLSCGNPYCEWKCPVHNYIPNWLKLANEGRIFEAAELSHQTNTLPEVCGRVCPQDRLCEGSCTLNDEFGAVTIGNIERYINDKAFEMGWRPDLSGVKPTGKRVAIVGAGPAGLACADVLTRNGVKAVVFDRNPEIGGLLTFGIPAFKLEKEVMTRRREIFTGMGIEFRLNTEVGRDVQMSDLLGDYDAVFLGVGTYQSMRGGLENEDAPGVYEALPFLIANTRQIMGFEEDAQQPYISMEGKRVVVLGGGDTAMDCVRTSVRQGATHVICAYRRDEENMPGSRREVKNAREEGVEFQFNVQPLGVEINANGKVCGVKMARTQMGEPDEKGRRRAEIVPGSEHVLPADAVVMAFGFRPHSMEWLAQHSVELDSQGRVIAPEGNENAFQTSNPKIFAGGDIVRGSDLVVTAIAEGRKAADGIMNYLEV from the coding sequence ATGAGTCAGAACGTTTACCAATTTATCGACTTACAGCGCGTTGATCCGCCGAAAAAGCCGCTTAAGATCCGTAAAATCGAGTTTGTGGAAATTTATGAGCCCTTCTCAGAAGGCCAGGCCAAAGCGCAGGCAGACCGCTGCCTGTCGTGCGGCAACCCTTACTGTGAATGGAAATGTCCGGTCCATAACTACATCCCTAACTGGCTGAAACTGGCCAACGAAGGGCGCATTTTCGAAGCCGCAGAGCTTTCTCACCAGACCAACACGCTGCCGGAAGTCTGCGGCCGCGTCTGCCCGCAGGATCGCCTGTGCGAAGGCTCCTGCACGCTGAATGATGAATTCGGCGCGGTGACTATCGGCAATATCGAGCGCTATATCAACGATAAAGCGTTCGAAATGGGCTGGCGCCCCGATCTTTCCGGCGTGAAGCCGACCGGCAAACGCGTCGCGATTGTCGGCGCGGGCCCGGCGGGCCTCGCGTGCGCCGACGTGCTGACGCGCAACGGCGTAAAAGCCGTTGTGTTTGACCGTAACCCGGAAATCGGCGGCCTGCTGACCTTCGGCATTCCGGCCTTTAAGCTCGAAAAAGAAGTGATGACGCGCCGTCGTGAAATCTTCACCGGCATGGGTATTGAGTTCCGTCTTAATACCGAAGTGGGCCGCGATGTCCAGATGAGCGATCTGCTGGGCGATTATGACGCCGTCTTTTTGGGCGTCGGCACCTATCAGTCGATGCGCGGCGGGTTGGAAAACGAAGACGCGCCGGGCGTGTATGAAGCGCTGCCGTTTCTTATCGCCAATACCCGTCAGATCATGGGCTTTGAAGAAGATGCGCAGCAGCCGTACATCAGTATGGAAGGCAAACGCGTGGTGGTGCTGGGCGGCGGCGATACCGCGATGGACTGTGTGCGTACCTCGGTGCGCCAGGGTGCGACTCACGTCATCTGCGCTTACCGTCGTGACGAAGAGAACATGCCGGGCTCCCGCCGCGAAGTGAAAAACGCGCGGGAAGAAGGCGTTGAGTTCCAGTTCAACGTGCAGCCGCTTGGCGTTGAAATTAACGCCAACGGCAAAGTGTGCGGCGTGAAAATGGCGCGCACGCAAATGGGCGAGCCGGATGAAAAAGGCCGTCGTCGCGCGGAGATCGTGCCGGGCTCCGAGCATGTGCTGCCTGCCGATGCCGTGGTAATGGCATTCGGCTTCCGTCCGCACAGCATGGAGTGGCTGGCGCAGCACAGCGTGGAGCTGGATTCGCAAGGCCGCGTGATCGCACCGGAAGGTAATGAAAACGCCTTCCAGACCAGCAACCCGAAAATCTTCGCGGGCGGCGATATCGTGCGTGGCTCCGATCTGGTGGTAACCGCAATTGCCGAAGGCCGTAAAGCGGCGGACGGCATCATGAACTACCTCGAAGTTTGA